A stretch of DNA from Lotus japonicus ecotype B-129 chromosome 4, LjGifu_v1.2:
TGGGAAACATCGGAAGGAAGATTTATCTTTTATTGTTGATAGAGTTgccaagagatttgcttcttgGAAATGTAATTTGTGCCAATATGTGTCACTCTTGCTCGTTCTATCATTATTGTTATCTCGTTATAAAACTTAATTGGGTGCTGACCAGGGGAAGCGACCAAGAACACCCAGGAGTGGGTAGAAGGAGATTGGGAGCGGTGGAACGCCAAACTGAGAAGAGGGGGTGGTGCCAGGAGTTGGAAAGGGGTAGAGGAGTTGAGCCCGGGAGGGGTCATGCAAAGGCACTCTGATGCCTAAGTTAGTTCACGAATTAGCTGAGAAAATCTCTAAGTGTGGGAGAATGAATAACTTGGCTTCTAGTGAATTAAGGAACCCTATCTTACCTTGGTTCCCCGCCGTTGGATCTCTCTGGGGCTTCAACTGTCCTAAGAGATCTGATGGCTAGGGGTTCCTAGTAACCATGGGCTAAGCCTCGAGTCTCGTTCCTAGCCCTCTGCAACCGATGTCTTGGGTCATCGATGAGATGGGTGAGGTGATCCAGATCTTATCCACAGCCGGCGTTTGTCGAGTATGTCGCAATCGGCTGGTGGAGCGATCGGTCTCGAGCCCGATCCTCCCGGGCCAATAATCTGGTCGGGTGGAGAGGGTGGTCGGTCTTCTCGACTCACATAACAATAGTCTCTTAGCTCTGGTCTACAAGGATTGTGGGGCTTGAGCTACAGTAGTAATCGATATTTCCGATCCCCAGAACAGGTGCCTTAATCTATATGTGACCAAATCGATTATATTGCTAAACGGTTCATTTGGAGCAACGACGCTGATTTGGTTCTGTATGGCTCTCGTGTCTTGGAAAAAAATGACAAGGCCGAAGAGGCGTGGTGGACTTAGTCTTCAGAGGGTTATATTGAAACAATGTGGCACTTATTAGGAAGCAACTCTGGAGATTGTTGCATGATGGTGGAAAATTCCACGTTTGGATTATGGGTGTAAGATATAATGCAGGAAGTCATGTCTTGATTGTTTGTCATATTGTGGGATCCCCCTTTTGCCGTTATGTGACACATATTTTTGGTATGTGAATTGATCTGACCTTGGCCCTCTGTGTGAGTTGGTTCATGTTGTTTATGTTCATGATAAAAAACTCACTTTGAAGGACTTATTTTCAATGGTGGTTTTGATCATTTCTCGTTATTCACAGTCCACCCTCATACTATTATCCAATCCGTACCCCCAAAtgcggttttttttttatgttcgATGACAACACCATTGATTGTTCTGCTTGGCATCCTAGGCTAGATGGGATTTACACTACTAGAGAAGGTTATCGTTGTTATTTACTGGATGCGGGTGCTTTTTTTTACGAAGTGTTTGTTGGGGTTTTGGGCTCCCTTCCTATGTGGAGAAAGGCTCAAATATGTAAGCCCACTTTGTCTCACTTAAACAAGTGGAGATGGGCCAGCTAGGGTTGAGAGAGAGGTCTAATTTGGCAAGAGAAGCAAAGAGaaaagtgagagagaagagaagaaaaaggatTTTCGCACAAAGTCTGAGCAGCATTTTTAGATCTGTCGCACGCCTTCGTTCACCGTCCGATCGGGCTGAAATTTGGACAGCAGGTTCGTGACTCGTGGTTCTTCAATCTGAACGGTGTGATCGGTGAGATGATTCTTGTGTTGGGAGAAAACTGCGTCGGACAGTAGCTGCAAAATCTGGTTTTTCTGGTTTTCTTGGTTCTCTATTTCATACTTGTTGCTTAGTTGTTTGGCCATTGATGTGCACGAATTGTGCTACGTATTAAGACTCTCTTGTAACCTGATTTGATTATAGTGGATCTCTATTACCGGCTTGGTCCCGTGGATGTTTTCCTTCTCACATTGAGAAGGTTTTTACCACGTTAAAATCTTGGTGACtctttgtttgtgattttttagtTGCTGCATTATTTGTTGTTGCTCCTCACAAATTCAGCAAGTTGGGAAAATTATTATCCGTTGTGCATTGCTTGTTAGAgttgttattgttatttgtgTTGAATTTCCCATCAGTGTTGGGCTTGAGTTTGGTCGTTGTCGATCccgaaaaaaaatcactttttgtgtggCAAGTCCTCCACGATGTTGTGCCTACTAGCTCTCTTATATGCCATTGCAAGATCATAGCTTAGGATTTGTGTCCAGCGTGCCACGTTGTTGTAGAGATCTTTTTCCATTATATGTGAATGCAGTTGTGCATATCAGGTTTCGCGGGCTGTTGATATTGTGCATCCACTAGTTTTTCTCAATGCAACATGTCAAGGAATGGTTGCGGTTGTTTGATGGCTTTGCGTTATCGATGGTGCTTGTGTTGTCGTGGTCTATTTGGAAGCACCAatgctattttatttttacagaTGAGGGTATGAAGACAACAAGCATTTTACAGGATGCATGGGGCTTACTTTATGTGGTTGCGAAAGTATAACTTGTTGGCAGCTCAATGCAAGTTCAACGATGGGTTACTTGGCAACCACCTCGTTCCAATTTTGTGGCGCTTAATGTTGACCGAAGCTCCTTCAACAACCCGAGACAAGCTAGGTGTGATGGCACGCTTTGCTCTGGACAATACGTGGCTGTTTGGGTTTACTTGTCACATTGGTGTTTCATATTGTCTCCAGGCAGAGTTACTTGCGATGTTTCTTGGTCTGAAACTTTGCTGGCAATTTGAGTTTCGCAAAGTTGATCTCTTCTCAGATTCAGGGTTTGCGTTGGGGCTTGTAAATATGATTCATCTTATTTACCATAATTATTTGGCTGTCATTAGTAGGATTAAAGAATTTTTTCAGCGAGATTGGGAGGTTCACCGTCATCATTTGCTTTGTGAAGGTAAAGCTTCTGCATTGTTGTTGGTGTGGCACTCTCCGTCGGAGGGcatttctccattgttgttggttgactcatcgagcatgactttCCCTAAGTTGTAGTTTTAATTGGTGTTGGCTTCGGTGGTACACTTAAAAACTGTACCACCGTGGTTCAGTTTATTCACAACCATTGGATATATCAATTTTAAATTGACAGGTTGAGATTAAAGTTAGtagaaatttaaatttactaaaataTCATTGTCATCAACAAACCCTCCTCTCTCTTTTGGGCTCTCTCTCCTTGCgcgtctctttctctctcttatgtGTTGATCTTCTCACTCAGCCTTAGTAACACTCAATCTGGAAATTTGCCTAAAAAACACTCAAACTGAATgccaaactaaaacaaaaaattgaaacttttgCTCAGTTCAGTGCTTTTTTTGGATCTGATTCTTGGGACTCATGGAAGAGGATCTGGGCAGGGGAGGTTTGGGGTGCTTGAAGATGTGGAGAATCAATATATTCAAAGGGTATGCAACTATTTTCTTATCTTTCTTGAAATATGGAGTCAAATTGACATACCCATTTTTTCAAATCCCCTTCTTTTGCTTTATTCATGTTAAAAATCCaatctttttttcctttttctctcaTGAAACAGGGTGACCAAGCTTCAATCATTGGGGTGCAATAGATTTTATGAAGGAGTTGGAGCAGTTGGTTCAATCCCTTGAATCACGGAAAATgatgagaaaaaataaagaaggTTGTTCTTCTTCATCTATGTTTTCTAAGCCACCATCAGATTCATCTCCATCACCTGGTTTTGGAATGAGCTCATCATCATCCACATAAGTTAGAAGGATAAGCTGTTGAGAAAAAGAAACAGATTTTCTCAAATTTGCTAGCACAGTGCAGAGAACCagtgaagaagatgaggatAATATTGTCCAAGGAGTAAATAAATTGAGGGTATTATTGTCACTACATCTAAAATTTTATGTGTAGCACCGTGAGTCAGTTTTTAACTGACCCACCAAAGACGTCATcgttttaatttatttccttTGCATCGTGTAAAAAGAAgtgaaaaagaggaagaaggtgtgTCAACTCATAATTAACATAACCTAAACCTTAAAGTTAAAAAGCTACctaattaaaaaaatggttTTGCAAAGCTAGCTATTGAACAAAGTAAAATTATGAAATGACTATGTGGACCACTCCCACAATACAGCACACTATCCTCTACTGCCATTGGATTAATCATACGGTCCATGTTTGTTCTGCACAGAAGCTTTAGAGAAATGCAGCAGGAGGGTATCCAAATCCAAGAAACTTCTAATCTTAAATGTTCCCTCAGCATCAGCAGTCTTCCTTTAAGTCATGAGTATGATGTATCCATATATGATATATCCATCTAACCATCTTGAATATTAACTTCATTCCACTACAAATGTACCTTCGCTCCCAGAAGCTGTTTAAAATCTAGTGggttaattgaaaaaaaaaaggtctaGCGGCAATGAACCGCATTAAATGATCTGTTTTTTTATACCAAGTGACCAAGATATTAATactaggctaaaaagcattttttgcccctgatgttttaagtttgtacaaattctgcccctactctatttttgtcgacgtttctacccctcatgttttcaaacagtgcaccgtctacccctctgtCAGTTAGGCTTTCTCAGGAGAAATTCccgagtggattggagagatgaagaggagtatatgaagttgatgatgatcaagaaaatgatataaattaaatttgtttgatgtatatatcaattatgtatgtaactgaactgggtAAATGCATATTTTgttacttacaggtcttgagtttgaatctctcatgcccctttttttcaatttcacttgtaatttccacgtggcatgtcagaaaaatatttataaaaaaaagtcaaatcaggTCATATCGTTAGTTTTTTAATGTTTAActaacggaggggtagacggtgcactgtttgaaaacatgaggggtagaaacatcgacaaaaatagagttggggtagaatttgcacaaacttgaaacatcatgggccaaaagtgctttttaaccTTAATAATACTAATAGATATACATTGTCCTCCTCGTGACCCTGATGTTTGATAGAGTCAAATACAAAGTCTACAGTACTATGAatattatatcttcacacctcattttttcatgtagacaagtggaagaaaaaacacatagaaaataaatatgtaatagttaatttgattaataaagaaaagagaaataaataaaaaataaattaaaggtGGAAAAATGatggaaatatatatatatatatcataactttttttttaaatgcagATCGAGTCttttagggatggcaatgggtctcggacccatagggtacccgcaaaaaatactcactatgggtagggtaaaaacccgctagatgggtatggagttgggtatgggtaattacccgcaaaaagtaatgggtatgggtgcgggtatgggtactatagtacccaacccgccccatacccgcacacacatattattattattattattattattattattattattattattattattattattatatgaacaaattaactttagctttcaaacttaattattttagaaaataggtgactatttaaagtattcataatcattgctaatttactcccacttattttaaaattagtaagttaataacctacaacttgcttattcgttctaaaaaaatatattcttatttgaatgattttatttgttacgtagataatcttttgtatttatattagtgttttttatttaaaaagttagttgtattttttgttttctattaacaaaaattagtgaaaaatatattttggttagctaaattaCGGGTAATGGAcacgggtacgggcatataggtacccagagggtacgggATGGGtattcaagttgctacccacaCGGGTATGGGCAcgggtacgggtaattttttaaaacgtgGGTATGGGGATGAGTattatagtaccctacccaaaccctacccattgccatccctagagTCTTTATTCTTCTTTAAATGTTGTTGCAACTTAGAGCCTATTGTCTTATTGGAATTTAAATTAACTAATTAATTCTACAGATTAGATTGAAATCTAAAAGAAACTGTCTAATCTTATTCTTAGTTGTTCCTTTAGCACGTTTAGTCTTTCTTCAAATTTaatcattttctcttttttccttttcttcatctttcCTCTCCCACCATTAAACTAGGAGTAATGATATGTAcatacctcattttttaaacacttcatttccacctatttttatttctatctctctcctcttatcatctatcacatctcatactttctttctcttactttttcttttcttcctatctttctcctcattccacctctttccacctctctAAGAGGTGTGAAAGAATCATTATTGTTAAACTAGTGGTGTACCCATTGTGGGGGCTCTTGTCCTATTTTAAGCTTGACTTCTAAAGGCCTATAGTGAAAACTGTGGGAGGGAAAGGCATAATTGAGACTTGAGACTTGAGAGTAGGGTAGATAAATTTTGCAAGTTTGTAATTAATGGCTTTGGAACACATTAAAGTGCTTGCTCGGTCTTCGTCTATCAAGAGTTCCATTCACACCCCTTAAATGAGGTGAAAAGAGgtaaaggaagagagagataagaataaacgagagagaaagtaaagaaaagagagaataaAGATGTGATgaatgatttgattgatagagaaaagagaaatagataaaaataaatgtgaaaAAGATGTGAGAGGTGTGAATGAATGATAATTTCTTTTTTACTTATTACATCACCTATCAcatcttttatttatattttttttcttcacttcTCTTAAGGTGGAGATGAGATATGTGTAAATCAAACTTTGTCGGTGCATAAACGCGGAAGGAGGAGATAGCCAGGATGTAAACTATTCCATAAACCGTACTGGTCAACATCAGCAACCTTGTTCTTCTCCCTTGGAACATGTTGGGCAACCACAATCCCCACTCCCTCCTAAGCAAACAACTTGAGAGAATGACACAGTAATGAAGATGAGTGGAGCTGTCAAGAGCTAAACGTATGAGTGAATGATGTATCCATATCCATCTTGAATATTAATTTCCTTGAATTAGAAAAGTAGCTTCGCTCACAGAAGAAAGTCTAGTGGGCAATGAACAACAATAAATGATCTGATTTTGATGCCAAGTGGCCAAGATATTAGGTAAACAATGTCTTTCTAGTTACCCTGCTGTTTGATTGAGTCAAAGAAGGTGCACTCTCGTTAAATGTAGAGCCTTTAATGTTCTTCTTCAAGTGTTACAACTTAGAGCCCATATATTGGTTCTAGGTGgcatttcccttttttttttttataagcaatattgaattatattgaatgaagtacaaggggtacttcaacccaatacaaatgaGATAAGAGGAGGAAAGAAATTAAGAGTAGTAGCAATACAATTAACATCAAAAGCGAGGACCTCCTACTACTAAAAAACCCACCACCCAGCACCTCCTTAGAGACAGATTAGAGAACACATGCCTTGTTAAAACCTTACCcggaaaaacccccttgggaaaacctggtgaaggaaaaagagtacatggaTTCAATAATCAAAATGAAGTCTCCAAGAAGGACAATATAGAATATCATAGGGACTAATACAGCACAATTCCTGCATTCTAAACAATAGCCTTCAAAAGTATGAGGCAGGCAGAAAATTCCTTCAAGTTCCTTCAAAATCCTTCTCCAAAACATAAGCCAAGACTACTTAATCCTTCATCATGAGAATATCCACGAGTAGCGTGCAACCATATAAGTCAAGTTTGTCATAAGAACCAAATTAGATTCAACCCTCCAATTGCCATACAGACCAGAGATATAACCTCCACAAACAATGCTTCTTACTTTGATCCAACGCtgttgttcctttttttatgttgtctgcattttagctaatgtatgtgtgtgccaagatgtgggaccagatgttgtaacatcgtgctgtgacatttgtccctgcggatctgctgtgtgtttggctgatttttctagaagctttggatggatttcgtgataatcaagttagggttattgaagaagcttctctatgctatctggaatatattatagtggaatcaaatctgttgaagaggatttgatttggtttaaattgtgaaagttgttatcttttgttcaaatcttatttgataagatttgttactggtttaaaagatttgttccagatctgttttatggactctattttcgtgcaagcccattgaagatcaagaccagaagaacggctatttaaggaggcttaaccctagttgcaaattgtgccttgggcacccaaggattgggtttttagggttttgttttgtgagtccttgttctgttattttgtacacctctctactgcctccattgataatcatatggcttagagttggtttgtttagttgagttgtaatctcttcaaattgttgtttgatcatgagatctatctttcaatctcttgtaagggatcggtcactgtggcagtgatcattaggagttaggggaagtttcctcatagcttagaggagaagggctaagctagattcacttatgtaatagtggtagacattgaagaggctctatactaagggggagtacttaggtataggagggactttcatgtgacctgagagctattatttgatagtgaattgactcctggattggtatcctcaagatgtaggtgatgttgcaccgaactgggttaacaattccctgtgtttttttcgttgatttaatttatgtactgttgtgcaattgtcgaaccgattgtcccaacatcgcgttcgacatctgtcctgtgcacgaaccagaatttcaaacGCCATACACTCTGAATTATAAGCCTCTGTACAAATATTCCCACCAACCAACGATGATTTTCAGTGGTCTCAGTTTGCAGTAGGAAACAAAGCCTCCAATGCCACCCACATATATCTGCAATAAAAGAACCCATCCATCAAGGTAGACAAAGCAAAGGATCATTACACCACTCAAAAAAAGAGTATTGAAATTCATGCTGCCTAGCCCTGAGCCAATtccatgattttaattttatccTTTCACTCAAGTCATTAGTATCCACTGTCTCCTCCCTAAAGATGACTGAATTTCTTCCATTCCATAACATCCCCACTGAAGCCAACCACACAGCTGATAATGCATTTCTTTTCAATAAAGAACAGCTTTCCACGAATTGGGCAAAGTGATAGCTCGGTTCATCAGGGAGCACCAGCACCAAATTAAGCCAGCGAAGCAGCAGAGTCCATACCTTCCACGCAAAGCCACACGTGAATAACAGATGAGAAGTAGATTCTGTTTCTGAACCACACCAAGGGCAGGAAAGATTGCCAATTGGGATATTTCTTCGGGCTAAATTTTCCTTTGTCTGTAATCTATTTAAGAGAACACGCCAGCCCAATGCCACCGCATTCGAAGGTGCACACGCCTTCCATAATTTACTGAATATTGTTACACCAGCTGTAGTATCCAAGCCAGAGATAAGATCATAAGCAGACTTTACAGAGTAATGGCCATCGCCTTCCAAAGTCCACACCCATGTATCTTTTTTCCCTTTGATCAGCGAGTAAGAAGAGATTATCTGCTTCATAACACCAAGTTTCAAAGTATCTTCACCAGAAATTCTTTCTTTCCATTTAAGGTCCCAAACCCACCTATTTTCCACCCAATAACCCATCTCCATGATTTTACACTCTTGTTGGTCAGACAACAAATATAAGCTAGCAAAAGTTTCTTTGAACAAACCTTTGCCATGTCAATTATCAGTCCAGAAGCATGTATCATCTCCCTCTCCAATTCGGTGGCTCACAGTATTATCAAACCAAGAGCCCTCCACATCTGTACAAGAAGCTAGCAGGTCCTTCCACCATGTTGAGTGTTTAGAGCACGAACCTGCACCATATTTAGCTGATAAAATACGGTGCCATAACTTATCACGTTCGTGTAGAAGACGCCATCGCCATTTCCCAAGTAGGGCTAGATTAAAGCTCTCCAAGTCTCTTACTCCAAGCCCACCTTCCGCCT
This window harbors:
- the LOC130713398 gene encoding uncharacterized protein LOC130713398, with translation MEMGYWVENRWVWDLKWKERISGEDTLKLGVMKQIISSYSLIKGKKDTWVWTLEGDGHYSVKSAYDLISGLDTTAGVTIFSKLWKACAPSNAVALGWRVLLNRLQTKENLARRNIPIGNLSCPWCGSETESTSHLLFTCGFAWKVWTLLLRWLNLVLVLPDEPSYHFAQFVESCSLLKRNALSAVWLASVGMLWNGRNSVIFREETVDTNDLSERIKLKSWNWLRARQHEFQYSFFEWCNDPLLCLP